The Oceanispirochaeta sp. genome contains the following window.
CCCCGCCCGCTCACTGAGGCCAATGCTCTCTTCCTGCAAAGAGATCATTTTTGTCACCTTCTGGAAATTCAGGACGAGAGCCTCTCTGAGTTCCACAAAAGGAACTGAAGCCATGAAATCTTTACCCGAGCCTCCGGTCCTGAGAGATTCAATTAATTTGATGATAATATGAATGTCCCGGTCTCTCCGGATGAATGTCAAAAAATGAAGCAGCAGGGATAGGGACAACAAGGCACTGACAATAATAAGAGGCATGGTTTACTCCAAGGGTTTGTGTATTGATTATCGAATGGAATGAGGATGAACTATAACAATATTCCCGGAGGCTCTTCATTAAATTTAAAAACCCGGAAGACAGAACTCCCGGGCCAGATTGCTTGATTACCTGATATTAAATGGAATGCGTTTCTTAGCTGTTATTCTGTTTATTCAATTCGTCCTGAATCATTTCTTCGGCTGATTCTTCGGGTATATCGTCCAGGCTTCTGGGGAGTACCAGATTGAGAATAATGCCCACCAGGGCGGCAAGAGCCACACCGCTTAATTCGAAGTTCATGCCGCTGCCGATGGGAAATCTGATCATTCCGCCACCGATACCAATGACAAGAATGACAGAGGAAATGGTGAGATGACGTTTTTCACCATAATTCACACCGCTTTCCACAACTGTACGGATACCCGCACTGGCGATGATTCCAAAGAGCATCATGCTCACACCACCCATTACAGGAACAGGGATTGTTTGTATAAGGGCTCCGAATTTTTGAATAAAAGACAGAACAACCGCCGTAACCGCGGCACCACCGATGACCCAGACGCTATACACACGGGTAATTGCCATGACACCGATGTTCTCACCGTAAGTAGTGTTGGGTGGTCCGCCGAGGAGGGCCGCGATAGATGTGGCGATACCGTCACCGGCAAGAGTTCTATGAAGACCTGGATCTTTATAGAAATCTCTTCCAACGACCTTGCTCAGGACTAAAGTATCTCCAAGGTGCTCTGCGATGGTGGCCAGGGACACAATCAGAAATGTTAAAATAGGAACCCAGTGAAACTTGGGCATCATGGGTTTGGTTATTCCGAACCAGGCCGCATCTCCCACGATGGCAAAATCAATCAGCTTATAGGCGGGAAAGATGAGACCCATGATCAGGGTGAATAGATACCCCCCCACAATCCCGATAAGGATAGGAATGACATTAAAAAAACCCTTGAGGACGATGGATGAAATCACCGCAATAGACAGGGTCACAATGGCGATACTGAAGAAGGCCAGGCTGTATGTTCCGGAACCGGCGGTCATGGCCATATTCATAGCGACAGGTGCCAGCTTCAATCCGATGACAATGATAATAGAACCGATGACAACAGGGGGCAGAAGTCTATCCATCCATCCGATACCGAAGCGGCTGATAATAAAGGAGATGAGGCAATAGAATAGACCTACACAAAATGCACCTCCCATGGCATAGGCCACACCAAAATCGGCTGAAGAGCTGATGGCGATGATGGGAGCAATAAAGGCAAAAGAAGACCCCAGGTAGGCGGGAACCTTGCCTTTAGTGATAAGGATATACACCAGTGTTCCGATACCGGAAGTAAACAAGGCTACCGCCGGGCTCAGACCTGTGAGCATAGGGACCAGTACGGTTGCACCGAACATTGCAAAAACATGCTGGATACTGAGTGGTATCCATTCTTTGAGTACAGGTTTATCGTGTACATCTATTCTGACTTCTGACATAAAGCCTCCATAATGATTTGAGATTGACCCTTATCAGAGAGCATCTGAAGAAGAGTAAAAAAAAGCCCTGAAAATATATCAGGGCTGATTTTAAAAATTATAAATGACAGAAGAAAAGTTTGGGGGGCTATCGTCCTTTGTTCTTTCTTCATCAAATTGTTTTTATCATGACTGTACACATTGGTCAATAGAGAGGTCTGACCTTTCTACCCGGGAAGGAGAATTCCAGACTCTACTTGTCCTGCCTGGAGTGAATCGATACAATGAACTCTCGGTGCCCGAATAAGAAAGCGGTACCCTGGAGGAAGAATCATGAACTTAGTCTGTCTGGATCTGGAAGGAGTCCTTGTACCGGAAATCTGGATTAATGTAGCCTTAAAAACCGGAATCAAAGAACTGAAACTGACAACCAGAGACATCCCCGACTATGATGTCCTTATGAATAAACGGCTGGGAATACTAAAAGAAAACAACCTGAAACTCACCGATATTCAAGAAGTGATTGCCACCATGGACCCCCTTCCAGGGGCCTATGAATTCAGTATGGCCCTCCGTTCAAAAACCCAGCTGATCATCCTATCGGACACCTTTGATCAGTTTGCCGCCCCTCTTATGAAAAAACTTGACTGGCCGACCCTTTTCTGCAACACCCTTGTCATTGATGAACAAAATCGCATCAGCGGATACCGGCTCAGACAGAAAGACGGAAAAAGAAAAGCCATAGAAGCCTTCCGCACCGCCGGATTCAATATCCTGGCTGCCGGAGATTCATACAATGATCTCACCATGATCAAAATGGCCGACAAAGGACTTTTCTTCCGCTCACCCCCATCGATTCAGAAAGAAAATCCCGAGATAAAGGCTGTTGAGGAATACAAGGATCTATTAGCGGCAGTCAATGAATTTCTGGAGGATCAGGAATAAAAGTCTCCTGTTCCAGCATCTTCTTCACGACTTTTTGAACCCGCTTAAAGGCTTCATTCACCCGGGGGATTGCCTTTTGGACCGTCTCAATATCCCTGTCACGGGAAGAGTGCTCCAGGAGTTCCGCCTCATTTCCAAGATCCAGCATGGAAAGATTCCGGGAACTGCCCTTTATGGAATGAGCAATGCCCCTGATATCCTCTGGACGTTCCAGGATGTCCGGAGCTGAAAGTTCTATCATCTGACCCTCTACCTGCTCCATATAGGGCTTGAGAAGAGAAATCAGAAGTTCCCGGTCATCCATAAATGTATCCATGGCCTGAATAAAATCAAAAACCGGCACCTTCTCGGGCAATGGCTTTTCAAGCTCCTCCGATTCAGATAGGACATCAAGATCTTCTATCTGACTCATCCCCATTGGTTTATACCAGTTATTCAGAACAGGCAGCAGATCTTTATTCTTGAAGGGTTTGGGGAGAAAATCATTCATCCCTGCCTTGAAGCATTTTTCCTGCTCTCCCCGGAGAGCATTGGCTGTGACGGCAACTATCGGAATTTTCAGGCCTTGTTCTCTGATCTGACGTGTCGATTCATACCCGTTCATAACAGGCATCTGACAATCCATAAAAATCAGGTCGGGGCTGTGAGAGATGGCTTTTTCAAGGGCTTCTTTTCCATTCTCTGCAAGAATGACGGAATATCCCTGTTTCACCAAAATGGATTCAAAAAGCTTTCTATTCACAGGATGGTCTTCGGCAATCAGAATGAGTCCCTCTTTTTTAGAACTGTTCAACCTGGTTTTGACTGTAATTGAGGCTTGAGGAGAAACTCCTGCAGAAAGTTCTTCAAGCTCTTCCAGTTCCTCCAGATCTCCCGGTTCGGCCTGATCGGGAAACAGAGCTTGAATGCATTTATCCCAAAGCTCTTTTTTCCTCACTGGCTTATTAATGTAGGCAGAAAACCATCCCAGGAGTCTCATCTTTGCTTCCTCTGTTCCCCGCCCGCCTTTCAATGACATCAGTATCAGAGCCGTCGAGGAGAGTGAAGGATTGGCATGTATCTCACTGGCCAGCTGCCAGCCGTCCATTTCAGGCATCAGCTGATCGGCGATGCAGATATCAAAGGGAGTTTTGCCGGATTGAGCCCTTCCCATCATCTTTTCAATGGCTTCTTTTCCACTGTCCGCTTCCTCAACCACACAGCCCCAACTGGTCAAATAACGGACCAGGGTATCCCGGATACACCAGTTATCATCCACCAGGAGGATCGATTTACCCTTCAGAGTCTCACCATATTCCAATTCAGAAGAGACGGTTCTATAGGGTATAGACCGGGGGAAAGTCAGGGTGAAAAAAAATTGTGAACCTTCCCCCTCACGGCTGTCAACCTGAAGTTCCCCCCCCATCTGTCTGACCAGATTCTTACTGATTGTCAGACCCAAACCTGTCCCTCCGAAACGCCTGGTAGTCGATGAATCGGCCTGAGTAAAAGCCTCAAAAAGACCGATTTTCTTGTCCCGGGGTATTCCTATGCCGCTGTCTTCCACTGAGACCTTGATTGTGACCGACCTGGCATCCTGCTCCACCCGTGTGAGGTAGATCATGACCTGCCCTTCCTGGGTAAACTTCACGGCATTATTGGTCAAGTTCACCGCAATTTGCCGCAGCCGGGTGGGATCTCCCTCTACCTGAAAATCTGTTCCCCCCTGGGCAAATAAACCGACTTCCACACCTTTTTTATGGGCTTCAAGAGAAATCAGATCGACCGAGTCTTCCATCAGTTCCTGAAGATTACAGGAGGTATATTCCAGTTCGAGCTGACCGGCTTCAATCTTGGAAAAATCAAGAATATCGTTAATCAGAGATAAAAGAATATCTGCGCTGAAACGGATCTGCGTTCCATATTCATCCTGCTCCTGATCGAGGGATGTCAGGTTCAACAATTCGGACATGCCGATGATAGTATGAATGGGAGTTCTAATCTCATGGCTCATATTAGCCAGAAATTCAGACTTGGTTTTTGTAGCCAGTTCGGCGGCATCCCTGGCTTTTTCCAGATTAAGCTCATAGAGATGCTGATCTGTAATATCCTCTTCCAGAAGAAAGATTCGGGAGTCTTCATTGCTTCTGGTCAGTTTGATTGAAAACCAGCGCTTGTTACTCATATTGTCCGGGATCACCACCACCAACTGATCATGGGGGGTTTTTCCACCTAAAAAATCCTGAAGGAAAGATTCCCATTCAGAACGCACCCTTTCATCCTTCAGGGTCAGACTGTTTTCATTCCTTCTAAAAAGAAATTTCAGCCGGTCATTACCATAAAGAATGGAACCATCTGTATCCAGGACAGCAATAGCCCGGGGAAACTGATGAAACAGATCCCGCCAATTGATGTTTTTTTTTCCTGGTTCCATCAGCTATTCCGCCTGAAGCCTGATCATCACTTCCAGAACCTTTTCAATGATGGCCTCGGGTTTCAAGGGTTTGATCAGATAACTGTTCACTCCCAATTCCTTTGCCTTCATGACGCTTTCTTTTTTCGTCATAGCCGATAGGATGACCGTCGGTAGATCAATGGAATGAGCCTGAATGTATTCCATGACCTCGAAACCATCCATCTCAGGCATCATCAGATCCAGCAGGAGAAGGTCAAAGCGATTCTCTCCCAGTTTGTCGGTAAACTCTTTTCCATTTTTATAATAAGACAAAGACCAGCTGGTTTTTTCTGTCGCTTTACTGATGATCTTATGAACAATAAAATCATCATCTACTACGGCAATTTTAACGTTGCGGGTCATTAGCCCTGCCAATTCATTTTTACTTTCGTCTTGAAAATTCAGCTGAAATGCTTCACTGGATCTCAGATTATTCTTGGAAGACAAGAGGACACTCTGAACCCCATCCTGCTCGGAAGTCATTGATTCCATCCCACGGATACCCAGGAGTCCACTGACGGCTTTTTCCAGGGAGGGGGCAATTTCAATGCCTTTGTATTGAGTGTGATATTTAATATAACTCTTGATATCGTCATCCAGTGTCAGTATACGGACCTGATTGAAGGTATCCACAAACTTTTCTACTTCCTGTAGAAGACGGTCCAATTTTGGTTTATCTTCGGCCCTCATCTGAATATCAGTCATAAGAATCAGGATGCGGGGATACTGAACCTTATAAAGTTTCAACAGTTCTGCAATCTTATATTGGAGCAAGCTGATTTTTTCATTGTTAAATCCACGGGCAATCTCGATAAATAAAATCTGATCATTCAGATGGGCATCCAGAAGGCAGGGGGTCTCATCGACACGGATATCGACACCAAGGATTTCTGACAGAGCAGAAAGCAGGGCATCTATCTTGATTGGTTTATTCAAAAACTTCCGGACCCCATAGGGAGCCACTTCGAGGATTTTCTGACGGTCTACATTGGCTGAGGCCAGGATAACCGGAACATCCTTGGCATTGGGATCCCGCTGTTTATCCTTTAACACGTCTAAACTGCTTTTTCTGGATAAGAGATAATCCATGATAATGACATCAGGCAAAAAACTCCTGATCTTGGAGACACCGTCCAAACCATTGATTGCAGTATTTACATCAAAACCATAATTGGTCAGTTGAGTCTGCATGAACTCCCTGTACATGGGTGCATCATCGATTATAAGAACTTTTTTCATCAGTTAGAGCCTTTATTGACGTTGTAAACAATATATACCTTAATTAACGGTTCTAAAATGGTTTTAATTTAGTGCTGTTCGTATTTCAATAGTATAGCCGCCCGGTTGTAGTCAAGAATAGATTGAATTTTTCGGTTTTTCAAATCATAATCCATTTTATGGAAGAGTTTAACTGCCGGGGGAAATTAAGTTCCCTGACTCTGGAATCAGTCCGGCCCCATCCGGAACTCCCGGAGCAGATAGAAGAACAACGTCTCTTTGTTGCCAAACTCTTTTATGATCACAGCGGCCTCCTTATCCGAAAGCAGGAAGCCCGCAAGACGACCTTTTATCATTACAACGAAGATCAGCTGCTGGAAAAAGAAGTAGAAGTACGGGAAGCCGAGCACATCAGCAGAGAAAGAGTCTATCAGTACTCCGCAGGACGGCTGCTGACTGAAATTTCCGGAAATGAACGGATAAGTTACCATTACAACAGCAGAGATACACTCAGTTACACGACAAGCTGGATAGGAGAGATCCAGGAGTCAGTCTGCTCCTACGGTTATAACGACCAGGGGCTGGTTGTTACGAAGGAAATCCGTGACACAGAAGGGCTCCTGCTGCGGAGTTACCAAATGAAGCGGAACCTTCAGGGACTCGTTTCCCAGGAAATACTGATCAACCAGAATAATATCATCCTGGAGCACAATCGCTATGAGTATAGCGTCTTTCATGGAGAGAACTGGCTCAAACGGGAAAGTTTCCGCCTGGAAGAGAGCAGAGATCCAGTGCTGATGGAAATTCTTTACAGGAATATTTCCCTGGCTCCCGAATCGGTTTCCGCCTCCCCGGCGGCATCCATTGCACCGACGCCACCCGGAACAGCTCAAGGTTCAGCCCATAGACTGTCGGAAGACATGGAGGTATCTCTCCCCGGAATAGAGCCGGAGATAAAAGAGTCAGAAAAAAAAGAAAAAAAACTGAAGTTCAAAAACGGTCTGTATCTGGGTTCAGTCAATCCAGAGAACAGGCCTGAAGGACAGGGCGAGTTTTGGAGTAAAGACGGCAGCCGCTACAGCGGAGGGTTCTTTAACGGAGAGATGGAAGGCAAGGGTAACCTTCTCCACAAAAACGGCAGCAGCTATACAGGGGAGTTCCAAAAGGGGCTCCCCCATGGCAAGGGGGAATGCCTATGGCCCGACGGCTGCCGGTACAGAGGAGGATTCCTCCGGGGAGAAATGCACGGCATAGGCTCCTTTACCTGGTCTGATGGTATCCGGTTCACCGGACTCTTCGAGCACAACAAGAGCACCGACCAGGGCCTGCTGGAAAATGCCGAGCTTCCTGAGAGTGATGAGGATGTCGAATGAAGATTAAATGCCTGATTCTCGATCATGATGATACTTCTGTGGAGAGCACTCCCTTCATCCATTACCCGGCTCATCTGGAAGTAATGAGGCAGCTCCGTCCCAATCATCCGGCAGTCAACCTGGAAGAGTGGTTTTTAAAGAATTTCTCTCCCGGAATCATGTCGTATATGACAGAGGAACTCGGATTCACCGAGGAAGAAGTCAATGAAGAGTATAGAATCTGGAGAGGATTTACCGAAGAGAGAATTCCTCCCTTCTTTCCCGGATATCTGGATATCCTCAGAGAGTACAAGAGGAGGGGAGGGATCATAACGGTCGTATCCCACTCGGAAGAGGATCTAATCAGACGAGACTATAATCACGCCGATGCGGAAGACCTGCCCGGACTCGTTTTCGGGTGGAATTTTGATGCAGAAAAACGAAAACCCCATCCCTACCCTGTCTTGGAGATCCTGAAACACTACGGCCTGGCCCCCCGGGACGCCCTTATTGTGGACGACCTGAAACCAGCGGTGGAAATGAGCCGCACCTCAGCTGTCCCCATTGCCGCCGCCGGGTGGGGACACAGTATCCCATCAATTCGATGTTATATGGAACAGAACTGTCAGCATTATCTGAGCTCCGTAGAAGAATTCAGGACTCTATTGTTTTCCTGAGAAATGAGTCTATTTCATCCTTCGTTTTAGCATCTTTGCTCACAAAACGAGCAAGCTCAACGCCCGTCTGATACACAATAAAACTGGGGATTCCGTAAACATCCTTCTCCTGACACAGATCGATGAACTTGTCACGGTCCAGTGATATAAAGTCATAAATCTCTCGATACTGCACTTCAAGTTCGGGAAGTATCGG
Protein-coding sequences here:
- a CDS encoding solute carrier family 23 protein; its protein translation is MSEVRIDVHDKPVLKEWIPLSIQHVFAMFGATVLVPMLTGLSPAVALFTSGIGTLVYILITKGKVPAYLGSSFAFIAPIIAISSSADFGVAYAMGGAFCVGLFYCLISFIISRFGIGWMDRLLPPVVIGSIIIVIGLKLAPVAMNMAMTAGSGTYSLAFFSIAIVTLSIAVISSIVLKGFFNVIPILIGIVGGYLFTLIMGLIFPAYKLIDFAIVGDAAWFGITKPMMPKFHWVPILTFLIVSLATIAEHLGDTLVLSKVVGRDFYKDPGLHRTLAGDGIATSIAALLGGPPNTTYGENIGVMAITRVYSVWVIGGAAVTAVVLSFIQKFGALIQTIPVPVMGGVSMMLFGIIASAGIRTVVESGVNYGEKRHLTISSVILVIGIGGGMIRFPIGSGMNFELSGVALAALVGIILNLVLPRSLDDIPEESAEEMIQDELNKQNNS
- a CDS encoding response regulator translates to MKKVLIIDDAPMYREFMQTQLTNYGFDVNTAINGLDGVSKIRSFLPDVIIMDYLLSRKSSLDVLKDKQRDPNAKDVPVILASANVDRQKILEVAPYGVRKFLNKPIKIDALLSALSEILGVDIRVDETPCLLDAHLNDQILFIEIARGFNNEKISLLQYKIAELLKLYKVQYPRILILMTDIQMRAEDKPKLDRLLQEVEKFVDTFNQVRILTLDDDIKSYIKYHTQYKGIEIAPSLEKAVSGLLGIRGMESMTSEQDGVQSVLLSSKNNLRSSEAFQLNFQDESKNELAGLMTRNVKIAVVDDDFIVHKIISKATEKTSWSLSYYKNGKEFTDKLGENRFDLLLLDLMMPEMDGFEVMEYIQAHSIDLPTVILSAMTKKESVMKAKELGVNSYLIKPLKPEAIIEKVLEVMIRLQAE
- a CDS encoding thioredoxin family protein translates to MIDVKDKDEFDELIGSDKAVCALFTAAWCPDCQALKPILPELEVQYREIYDFISLDRDKFIDLCQEKDVYGIPSFIVYQTGVELARFVSKDAKTKDEIDSFLRKTIES
- the thrH gene encoding bifunctional phosphoserine phosphatase/homoserine phosphotransferase ThrH, translating into MNLVCLDLEGVLVPEIWINVALKTGIKELKLTTRDIPDYDVLMNKRLGILKENNLKLTDIQEVIATMDPLPGAYEFSMALRSKTQLIILSDTFDQFAAPLMKKLDWPTLFCNTLVIDEQNRISGYRLRQKDGKRKAIEAFRTAGFNILAAGDSYNDLTMIKMADKGLFFRSPPSIQKENPEIKAVEEYKDLLAAVNEFLEDQE
- a CDS encoding hybrid sensor histidine kinase/response regulator, with product MEPGKKNINWRDLFHQFPRAIAVLDTDGSILYGNDRLKFLFRRNENSLTLKDERVRSEWESFLQDFLGGKTPHDQLVVVIPDNMSNKRWFSIKLTRSNEDSRIFLLEEDITDQHLYELNLEKARDAAELATKTKSEFLANMSHEIRTPIHTIIGMSELLNLTSLDQEQDEYGTQIRFSADILLSLINDILDFSKIEAGQLELEYTSCNLQELMEDSVDLISLEAHKKGVEVGLFAQGGTDFQVEGDPTRLRQIAVNLTNNAVKFTQEGQVMIYLTRVEQDARSVTIKVSVEDSGIGIPRDKKIGLFEAFTQADSSTTRRFGGTGLGLTISKNLVRQMGGELQVDSREGEGSQFFFTLTFPRSIPYRTVSSELEYGETLKGKSILLVDDNWCIRDTLVRYLTSWGCVVEEADSGKEAIEKMMGRAQSGKTPFDICIADQLMPEMDGWQLASEIHANPSLSSTALILMSLKGGRGTEEAKMRLLGWFSAYINKPVRKKELWDKCIQALFPDQAEPGDLEELEELEELSAGVSPQASITVKTRLNSSKKEGLILIAEDHPVNRKLFESILVKQGYSVILAENGKEALEKAISHSPDLIFMDCQMPVMNGYESTRQIREQGLKIPIVAVTANALRGEQEKCFKAGMNDFLPKPFKNKDLLPVLNNWYKPMGMSQIEDLDVLSESEELEKPLPEKVPVFDFIQAMDTFMDDRELLISLLKPYMEQVEGQMIELSAPDILERPEDIRGIAHSIKGSSRNLSMLDLGNEAELLEHSSRDRDIETVQKAIPRVNEAFKRVQKVVKKMLEQETFIPDPPEIH
- a CDS encoding HAD family hydrolase → MKIKCLILDHDDTSVESTPFIHYPAHLEVMRQLRPNHPAVNLEEWFLKNFSPGIMSYMTEELGFTEEEVNEEYRIWRGFTEERIPPFFPGYLDILREYKRRGGIITVVSHSEEDLIRRDYNHADAEDLPGLVFGWNFDAEKRKPHPYPVLEILKHYGLAPRDALIVDDLKPAVEMSRTSAVPIAAAGWGHSIPSIRCYMEQNCQHYLSSVEEFRTLLFS